One Halobacterium sp. DL1 DNA window includes the following coding sequences:
- a CDS encoding molybdenum cofactor biosynthesis protein MoaC (MoaC; along with MoaA is involved in conversion of a guanosine derivative into molybdopterin precursor Z; involved in molybdenum cofactor biosynthesis), translating to MSENSENSTAGDDLTHTTDDGDVQMVDVGDKPDTARRAVARGEIRLSSSTVDAIRADEIGKGDVLATARVGAVQAVKHTWETIPMCHQIPITNVETKFDVRDDRVVLEVAVETTGKTGCEMEALEGVTTGLNVVWDMVKAAEKDESGQYPGTAIEGVEVVSKEKRELD from the coding sequence ATGAGTGAAAATAGCGAGAACTCGACGGCCGGCGACGACCTCACGCACACCACCGACGACGGCGACGTCCAGATGGTCGACGTCGGCGACAAGCCCGACACCGCGCGACGGGCGGTCGCCCGGGGCGAGATTCGTCTCTCGTCGTCGACCGTCGACGCGATTCGTGCCGACGAAATCGGGAAGGGCGACGTGCTCGCGACGGCTAGAGTCGGCGCCGTGCAGGCCGTCAAGCACACCTGGGAGACCATCCCGATGTGCCACCAGATTCCCATCACGAACGTCGAGACGAAGTTCGACGTGCGCGACGACCGCGTGGTGCTAGAGGTCGCCGTCGAGACGACCGGGAAGACGGGCTGCGAGATGGAGGCCCTGGAGGGCGTCACCACTGGGCTGAACGTCGTCTGGGACATGGTGAAAGCGGCCGAAAAGGACGAGTCGGGTCAGTATCCAGGCACTGCTATCGAGGGCGTGGAGGTCGTCTCGAAGGAGAAGCGGGAACTGGACTAG
- a CDS encoding GTP-binding protein HflX: MTGTDTNVAVVAKRVDDGTPDTAEIRDLVRAAGYDVAAEVTQERKADAALQFGEGKVEELAVVVDETDADRVVFDNRLGPYQTYNLGQRLPEDTEVGDRFRLILDIFGQRAHTRKAQLQVELAELRYELPRAEAKTSLAKRDERPGFMGLGEYDESREQDIKAQISRIRDELEKIEKTESQRRDTRRESGFDLVALAGYTNAGKSTLLRQLADDLDVDENEDLHPDLDTTAESQDELFTTLGTTTRRLEMDRRNVLLTDTVGFISDLPHWLVESFKSTLESVYQADLVLLVVDAGESIDEIREKLTTSHDTLYERNEAPIITVFNKVDTVDEDELAEKMEALSALAPNPVAVSGLEATNLDTLRSRIDAELPPREREKLVLPMTEDTMSVVSWVHDHAYVREVDYGDEQVVIDFEARPTVVEQSHAKASELVAEA; this comes from the coding sequence GTGACAGGAACCGATACGAACGTGGCTGTCGTCGCCAAGCGCGTCGACGACGGCACTCCGGACACCGCCGAAATCAGGGACCTTGTTCGCGCCGCGGGCTACGACGTGGCCGCGGAAGTGACCCAGGAGCGGAAAGCCGACGCGGCCCTCCAGTTCGGTGAAGGGAAGGTCGAGGAACTGGCGGTGGTCGTCGACGAGACGGACGCCGACCGGGTCGTCTTCGACAACCGTCTCGGCCCCTACCAGACGTACAACCTGGGCCAGCGGCTCCCCGAGGACACCGAGGTAGGCGACCGCTTCCGCCTCATTCTGGACATCTTCGGGCAGCGCGCACACACGCGGAAGGCCCAGCTACAGGTCGAGCTCGCGGAACTCAGGTACGAACTCCCGCGGGCCGAAGCCAAGACGAGCCTCGCGAAGCGCGACGAGCGACCCGGGTTCATGGGGCTGGGCGAGTACGACGAGAGCCGCGAGCAGGACATCAAGGCCCAGATCTCTCGCATCCGTGACGAACTCGAGAAGATCGAGAAGACAGAGTCCCAGCGGCGGGACACCCGCCGGGAGTCCGGCTTCGACCTCGTGGCGCTGGCGGGCTACACGAACGCCGGGAAGTCGACGCTACTCCGCCAGCTTGCCGACGACCTGGACGTCGACGAGAACGAGGACCTCCACCCCGACCTCGACACCACCGCGGAGTCCCAGGACGAGCTGTTCACGACCCTCGGGACGACGACCCGGCGCCTCGAGATGGACCGCCGGAACGTCCTGCTCACGGACACCGTCGGGTTCATCAGCGACCTGCCGCACTGGCTCGTGGAGTCGTTCAAGTCCACGCTCGAATCCGTCTACCAGGCGGACCTCGTGCTCCTCGTCGTAGACGCCGGCGAGTCTATCGACGAGATACGCGAGAAGCTGACGACGAGCCACGACACCCTCTACGAGCGCAACGAGGCGCCCATCATCACCGTGTTCAACAAAGTCGACACTGTGGACGAGGACGAACTCGCGGAGAAGATGGAGGCGCTGTCGGCGCTCGCCCCGAACCCGGTCGCGGTGAGCGGCCTTGAAGCCACCAACCTCGACACGCTCCGGTCGCGCATCGACGCCGAACTCCCGCCGCGGGAGCGCGAGAAACTCGTCCTCCCGATGACCGAGGACACGATGAGTGTCGTCTCCTGGGTCCACGACCACGCGTACGTCCGCGAGGTGGACTACGGTGACGAACAGGTCGTCATCGACTTCGAAGCTCGGCCCACCGTCGTCGAGCAGTCCCACGCGAAGGCCAGCGAACTCGTCGCCGAGGCCTAG
- a CDS encoding RNA-associated protein (Shwachman#Bodian#Diamond syndrome protein family; SBDS; similar to eukaryotic proteins involved in RNA metabolism or binding), protein MISLDEAVTARLETHGERFEVLVDPDAALEMKRDEFEGELEDVIAARDVFENASRGDRPAEEDLEEVFGTTDPMEIIPEVIERGEIQITAEQREEMQEQKRRKLINTITRNAINPQMDDAPHPPERIESALEEAGFTVDPMTPAEQQVDDALEALRPVIPIRFEEVTVAVQLPADYAGSGQARVREFAELEREEWQADGSWVGVLTFPAGMQNDFYGLVNEVSEGEGETQIVKEKDELDTR, encoded by the coding sequence ATGATTTCACTCGACGAGGCCGTGACGGCTCGCCTGGAGACGCACGGGGAGCGATTCGAGGTACTCGTGGACCCCGACGCCGCCCTGGAGATGAAACGCGACGAGTTCGAGGGCGAACTCGAGGACGTCATCGCCGCGCGCGACGTCTTCGAGAACGCCTCCCGCGGCGACCGGCCCGCCGAGGAGGACCTAGAGGAGGTGTTCGGGACGACGGACCCGATGGAGATCATCCCGGAGGTCATCGAACGCGGGGAGATCCAGATCACCGCCGAGCAGCGAGAGGAGATGCAGGAGCAAAAGCGCCGGAAGCTCATCAACACCATCACGCGGAACGCCATCAACCCGCAGATGGACGACGCCCCGCACCCACCAGAGCGCATCGAGAGCGCGCTGGAGGAGGCCGGGTTCACCGTCGACCCGATGACGCCCGCCGAGCAGCAGGTCGACGACGCTCTGGAGGCGCTCCGTCCGGTGATTCCCATCCGCTTCGAGGAGGTGACGGTGGCCGTCCAGTTGCCCGCGGACTACGCCGGGAGCGGGCAGGCCCGCGTCCGTGAGTTCGCGGAACTCGAACGCGAGGAGTGGCAGGCCGACGGCTCGTGGGTGGGCGTGCTGACGTTCCCCGCGGGGATGCAAAACGACTTCTACGGACTCGTCAACGAGGTCTCCGAGGGGGAGGGCGAGACGCAGATAGTCAAGGAAAAGGACGAACTGGACACACGGTAA
- a CDS encoding proteasome subunit alpha, producing the protein MQGQNQQQAYDRGITIFSPDGRLYQVEYAREAVKRGTPSIGVRTAEGVVLLVDKRISSDLMEETSVEKIHKADDHIGIASAGHVADARQLIDFARRDAQVNRVRYDEPIAVETLTKDITDHIQQYTQVGGARPFGVALLIGGVSDGEPHLYETDPSGTPYEWKAIAIGENRSDVQDYLEDEYEPDLTLDEGVELALRALGQIRDSLTPKDVGVGTIDVETATFDELTDDEIRGYLGEHELLPENEDEDEDDGSQEDESGADEESEE; encoded by the coding sequence ATGCAAGGCCAGAACCAGCAACAGGCGTACGACCGCGGTATCACCATCTTCTCCCCGGACGGCCGACTCTACCAGGTCGAGTACGCGCGGGAGGCAGTCAAGCGCGGCACGCCGAGCATCGGCGTCCGGACCGCCGAAGGCGTCGTCCTCCTCGTCGACAAGCGCATCAGCTCGGACCTGATGGAGGAGACGTCCGTCGAGAAGATCCACAAGGCCGACGACCACATCGGTATCGCGAGCGCGGGCCACGTCGCCGACGCCCGCCAGCTCATCGACTTCGCGCGCCGCGACGCGCAGGTCAACCGCGTCCGCTACGACGAACCCATCGCGGTGGAGACGCTCACGAAGGATATCACCGACCACATCCAGCAGTACACGCAGGTCGGGGGCGCACGCCCGTTCGGCGTCGCCCTCCTCATCGGCGGGGTCTCCGACGGCGAACCGCACCTCTACGAGACGGACCCCTCGGGCACCCCCTACGAGTGGAAGGCAATCGCCATCGGCGAGAACCGCTCGGACGTCCAGGACTACCTCGAGGACGAGTACGAACCCGACCTCACGCTCGACGAGGGCGTCGAACTCGCGCTCCGCGCGCTCGGCCAGATACGGGACTCCCTCACGCCGAAGGACGTCGGCGTCGGGACCATCGACGTGGAGACGGCCACGTTCGACGAACTGACGGACGACGAGATCAGGGGGTACCTCGGCGAACACGAACTGCTCCCGGAGAACGAGGACGAGGACGAGGACGACGGTAGCCAGGAGGACGAGAGCGGCGCGGACGAAGAGAGCGAGGAGTGA
- a CDS encoding ribonuclease P — protein sequence MKHLPKHLRPRWRYLAVELEAWPDAAVSRGEFQRSVWFAAQNLVGDAGSADADLRVVRFAFDSGSGEALLRVRRGEVERARAAVACVDSVHGNPIRVAVRGVSGTIRAAAEKYLGDGAESSSDETVAFDGDCRRAVVRGERVDVELGESFVGATTFDCR from the coding sequence GTGAAGCACCTCCCGAAACACCTCCGGCCGCGCTGGCGCTACCTCGCCGTCGAACTCGAGGCGTGGCCGGACGCAGCGGTCTCCCGCGGGGAGTTCCAGCGCAGCGTCTGGTTCGCCGCCCAGAACCTCGTGGGGGACGCGGGCAGCGCGGACGCGGACCTCCGCGTCGTCCGGTTCGCGTTCGACTCGGGGAGCGGCGAGGCGCTCCTCAGGGTGCGCCGGGGGGAGGTCGAGCGGGCGCGCGCCGCCGTCGCGTGCGTGGACTCGGTCCACGGTAACCCCATCAGAGTCGCCGTACGGGGCGTCTCGGGCACGATCAGAGCGGCCGCGGAAAAGTATTTAGGAGACGGAGCAGAATCCTCATCGGACGAGACGGTCGCGTTCGACGGCGACTGCAGGCGCGCCGTCGTCCGCGGCGAGCGCGTCGACGTGGAACTCGGCGAGTCGTTCGTCGGCGCGACGACATTCGACTGCAGGTGA
- a CDS encoding S-adenosylmethionine-dependent methyltransferase gives MKKTLDEHAARFDEVAAEYDEDKSEEYNECVALVLEHAAPESDDTVLDLGCGTGAIALGLADAAERVVGRDISDGMLAQAREKAAERGLENVEFGQGRFREPNYDGAVSVVTSNFAMHHLSDAEKRDAIATIAALGPRKIVLGDVMFFGEPDPDDPFFSPKVDDPATVGLLADAFTDAGYALTAVEMVHDQVGVLVAERR, from the coding sequence ATGAAGAAGACGCTTGACGAGCACGCCGCTCGCTTCGACGAGGTGGCCGCGGAGTACGACGAGGACAAGAGCGAGGAGTACAACGAGTGCGTCGCGCTCGTCCTCGAACACGCCGCTCCCGAGAGCGACGACACGGTCCTCGACCTGGGGTGTGGGACGGGCGCCATCGCTCTCGGCCTCGCCGACGCCGCGGAGCGCGTCGTGGGCCGCGACATCAGCGACGGGATGCTCGCCCAGGCCCGGGAGAAGGCCGCCGAGCGCGGCCTGGAGAACGTCGAGTTCGGCCAAGGCCGGTTCCGGGAGCCGAACTACGACGGCGCGGTGAGTGTCGTCACCTCGAACTTCGCGATGCACCACCTGAGCGACGCGGAGAAGCGCGACGCGATAGCGACCATCGCCGCTCTCGGCCCCCGGAAGATAGTGCTCGGAGACGTGATGTTCTTCGGCGAACCGGACCCCGACGACCCGTTCTTCAGCCCCAAAGTGGACGACCCCGCGACGGTCGGCCTGCTCGCGGACGCGTTCACGGACGCGGGCTACGCGCTGACGGCCGTCGAGATGGTCCACGACCAGGTCGGCGTGTTGGTCGCCGAGCGCCGGTAG
- a CDS encoding ribonuclease P: protein MYEAVHAHPDGESTVARFALTAASDGFDGVVVRSRSDARPETDLDAVREEYDVDVVDGVEVDAEDRSHASGSIASLREQVTLLAVRGGTPELNRFVAESPKVDVLAGPMRGDGDVNHVIVKAAKENGVRIEFDLSGVLRAEGGERVQALRGLRKLRELVEYYDAPFVVSADPTSHLELRAPRELLAVGEEIGFDREQVRAGLEEWGVLAERNRELLSEEFIAPGVEVADDEEDA from the coding sequence GTGTACGAGGCCGTCCACGCCCACCCAGACGGCGAGAGCACCGTCGCGCGGTTCGCGCTGACCGCCGCGAGCGACGGCTTCGACGGCGTCGTGGTGCGGAGTCGGAGCGACGCCCGCCCGGAGACCGACCTCGACGCGGTCCGCGAAGAGTACGACGTGGACGTCGTGGACGGCGTGGAAGTGGACGCCGAGGACCGCTCGCACGCCAGCGGCTCCATCGCCAGCCTCCGGGAGCAAGTGACCCTGCTGGCCGTGCGCGGGGGTACGCCGGAACTCAATCGGTTCGTCGCGGAATCACCGAAGGTTGACGTGCTGGCCGGGCCGATGCGCGGCGACGGCGACGTCAACCACGTGATCGTCAAGGCCGCGAAGGAGAACGGCGTCCGCATCGAGTTCGACCTCTCGGGTGTGCTTCGCGCCGAGGGCGGCGAGCGCGTGCAAGCGCTGCGGGGTCTCCGGAAACTCCGGGAACTCGTGGAGTACTACGACGCGCCGTTCGTCGTGAGCGCGGACCCGACCTCCCACCTCGAACTGCGCGCACCCCGGGAACTGCTCGCCGTCGGCGAGGAGATCGGGTTCGACCGCGAGCAGGTCCGCGCGGGTCTCGAGGAGTGGGGTGTTCTCGCGGAGCGCAACCGGGAACTGCTCTCCGAGGAGTTCATTGCGCCGGGCGTCGAAGTCGCCGACGATGAAGAAGACGCTTGA
- a CDS encoding hypothetical protein (crystal structure shows similarity to RNA-binding protein): MSEVPFHYVDLRAFCYDTEDENRVADALQHFLPEDVELERAESAGHHGDRIVVLSARVERADEMRHVLGQLRDGADIDRIRGELDQRVDDNCSLFVHLDKQEAFLGDARLGNGISLRAKVEAYPANKEAAVENARDALADEAA; this comes from the coding sequence ATGAGCGAGGTTCCGTTCCACTACGTCGACCTTCGGGCGTTCTGCTACGACACGGAGGACGAGAACCGCGTCGCCGACGCCCTCCAGCACTTCCTCCCGGAGGACGTCGAACTCGAACGCGCCGAATCGGCGGGCCACCACGGCGACCGCATCGTGGTGCTCTCGGCGCGCGTCGAGCGCGCCGACGAGATGCGCCACGTCCTCGGCCAGCTGCGCGACGGCGCGGACATCGACCGCATCCGCGGGGAACTCGACCAGCGCGTCGACGACAACTGCTCGCTGTTCGTCCACCTCGACAAGCAGGAGGCGTTCCTCGGGGACGCCCGCCTGGGCAACGGCATCTCCCTCCGGGCGAAAGTCGAGGCGTACCCCGCGAACAAGGAGGCAGCCGTGGAGAACGCCCGCGACGCGCTGGCCGACGAAGCGGCCTAG
- a CDS encoding DNA polymerase I codes for MAYAFDVDENGVTAWHLTEDGGRAERDTDYRPTVFVHASDGALGSLADALDDDPKVADLRWVERFLDLHADDRTEVLAVDVERVREVRTLAREVRERHERGRAPGTFRLYNVDFSPGFRYCVETGTDPTPDRELRTLAVRTTDRALADGDFTELRVDGERVAGDEGAVLRTLATRLTRENPDVLVVSHGALLELAADRASEVGVSLQWGREAGGVTQLSGANTYESYGRTGHSPARYTVPGRAVLDESNSFLWGQSGLAGLRYLVERSWKPIEEAGWASIGNVLTAMQTREALDRGVLVPWNKWEPEQFTDARTLHAADRGGTTLAPEVGRHEDVYAVDFASLYPNIIREYNVSPDTVLCDCHPDRMVVPELGYNLCPEDGFLGDVLGPLLDDRRGIKDALETATGDAAERLEAKSAAIKWVLVSCFGYQGYRNSKFGRIECHEAINAYARDILLGAKETLEAAGWHVAHAIVDSVWVTPADDPEPLDDVCERITENRDVRLERDGHYDWVCFVPRRDGGGGALTSYFGKVAGEDDHKLRGVEARRRSTPSFVADCQREWLRVLDRGGPGVVVDALSRDLATLRAGEVAPADLVVTRRASKPAGEYDRETRTVAALRRYEAHGVERHPGQSVEYVVVDDDADGRRRVRLPFEDCADYDTDHYADCLVRAAATVLSPFGWDRSRVERELRGTRDVTLSSF; via the coding sequence ATGGCGTACGCCTTCGACGTGGACGAAAACGGCGTGACGGCGTGGCATCTCACCGAGGACGGGGGGCGCGCCGAACGCGACACCGACTACCGGCCGACCGTGTTCGTCCACGCCAGCGACGGCGCGCTCGGGTCGCTCGCGGACGCGCTCGACGACGACCCGAAGGTCGCCGACCTCCGGTGGGTCGAGCGTTTCCTCGACCTGCACGCGGACGACCGGACCGAGGTGCTGGCGGTGGACGTCGAGCGCGTCCGAGAGGTCCGGACGCTCGCACGGGAGGTGCGCGAGCGCCACGAGCGCGGCCGCGCCCCCGGCACGTTCCGGCTGTACAACGTCGACTTCTCGCCGGGGTTCCGGTACTGCGTGGAGACGGGAACGGACCCGACGCCGGACCGCGAGTTGCGTACGCTCGCGGTGCGGACGACCGACCGCGCGCTCGCCGACGGCGACTTCACCGAACTCCGGGTCGACGGCGAGCGCGTCGCGGGCGACGAGGGCGCCGTCCTGCGCACGCTGGCGACGCGACTCACCCGCGAGAACCCGGACGTGCTGGTGGTGAGTCACGGCGCACTCCTCGAACTCGCCGCCGACCGCGCGAGCGAGGTGGGCGTGTCGCTGCAGTGGGGCCGCGAGGCGGGCGGCGTCACCCAGTTGTCGGGCGCGAACACGTACGAGAGCTACGGGCGCACCGGCCACTCGCCCGCCCGGTACACGGTGCCGGGGCGGGCCGTGCTGGACGAGTCCAACAGCTTCCTCTGGGGGCAGTCCGGGCTCGCTGGCCTGCGCTACCTCGTCGAGCGCTCGTGGAAACCCATCGAGGAGGCCGGGTGGGCGAGCATCGGCAACGTCCTCACCGCGATGCAGACGCGGGAGGCACTGGACCGCGGCGTGCTCGTTCCGTGGAACAAGTGGGAACCCGAGCAGTTCACCGACGCCCGCACGCTCCACGCCGCGGACCGCGGCGGCACGACGCTCGCGCCGGAGGTCGGCCGCCACGAGGACGTCTACGCGGTGGATTTCGCGTCGCTGTACCCGAACATCATCCGCGAGTACAACGTCAGCCCGGACACCGTCCTCTGCGACTGTCACCCCGACCGGATGGTGGTGCCGGAACTCGGCTACAACCTCTGTCCCGAGGACGGCTTCCTCGGGGACGTGCTCGGTCCGCTGCTGGACGACCGCCGCGGCATCAAGGATGCGCTGGAGACGGCGACCGGGGACGCGGCCGAGCGCCTCGAAGCGAAGTCGGCGGCCATCAAGTGGGTGCTGGTGTCGTGTTTCGGCTACCAGGGCTACCGGAACAGCAAGTTCGGCCGCATCGAGTGCCACGAGGCCATCAACGCCTACGCGCGGGACATCCTGCTCGGCGCGAAGGAGACGCTGGAGGCCGCGGGCTGGCACGTCGCCCACGCCATCGTGGACAGCGTCTGGGTGACGCCCGCCGACGACCCGGAGCCACTGGACGACGTCTGCGAGCGCATCACCGAGAACCGGGACGTGCGCCTCGAGCGCGACGGCCACTACGACTGGGTCTGTTTCGTGCCCCGGCGCGACGGCGGCGGTGGCGCGCTCACGTCGTACTTCGGGAAGGTCGCCGGGGAAGACGACCACAAACTCAGGGGCGTGGAGGCGCGCCGCCGCTCGACGCCGTCGTTCGTCGCGGACTGCCAGCGCGAGTGGCTGCGCGTCCTCGACCGCGGCGGCCCGGGCGTCGTGGTGGACGCGCTCTCGCGGGACCTCGCGACGCTCCGGGCGGGCGAGGTGGCTCCCGCGGACCTCGTGGTGACTCGCCGTGCGTCGAAGCCCGCCGGCGAGTACGACCGGGAGACGCGCACGGTCGCGGCGCTCCGGCGGTACGAGGCCCACGGCGTCGAGCGCCATCCCGGCCAGAGCGTCGAGTACGTCGTCGTGGACGACGACGCGGACGGCCGGCGGCGCGTCCGCCTCCCGTTCGAGGACTGTGCGGACTACGACACCGACCACTACGCCGACTGCCTCGTGCGGGCCGCAGCGACCGTGCTCTCGCCGTTCGGCTGGGACCGCTCGCGGGTGGAACGTGAGCTACGGGGGACGCGTGACGTGACGCTGTCGTCGTTCTGA
- a CDS encoding aspartate carbamoyltransferase, with product MTDTELRVSKIQSGTVIDHVSAGAALHVLSLLGIDGESEATVSLGMNVPSDRMGRKDVVKVEGRELSDSELEVLSLIAPEATINIIRDYDVVEKRQVERPDRVTGVLRCPNRDCITNAGEPVQPTFAVIDDGVRCEYCDEIVREDLTDYLRD from the coding sequence ATGACAGACACCGAACTCCGCGTCTCGAAGATCCAGAGCGGCACCGTCATCGACCACGTCTCCGCCGGTGCGGCACTCCACGTGCTCTCCCTGCTGGGCATCGACGGCGAAAGCGAGGCGACCGTCAGCCTCGGCATGAACGTCCCCTCCGACCGCATGGGTCGCAAGGACGTGGTGAAAGTCGAGGGCCGCGAACTCAGCGACTCCGAACTGGAGGTGCTGTCGCTCATCGCGCCGGAGGCCACCATCAACATCATCCGGGACTACGACGTCGTGGAGAAGCGCCAGGTCGAACGCCCCGACCGGGTCACCGGCGTCCTGCGCTGTCCGAACCGCGACTGCATCACGAACGCCGGTGAACCCGTCCAGCCGACGTTCGCTGTCATCGACGACGGCGTCCGCTGCGAGTACTGCGACGAGATCGTCCGCGAGGACCTCACCGACTACCTGCGGGACTGA
- a CDS encoding aspartate carbamoyltransferase, producing the protein MRHDHLLTAKQLSRADVETVLDRAAEFDADPDAARDLHAGKLLALCFFEPSTRTKMSFEAAAKRLGGDVVDMGSVESSSVKKGESLADTVRVVEGYADGLVLRHPKQGAAKLASDYVDVPVVNAGDGAGHHPSQTLLDLYTIREQAGLEDLSIGIMGDLKYGRTVHSLAHALTNFDARQHFVSPESLRLPRGVRYDLHEAGAQVREHEELENVLPNLDVLYVTRIQRERFPDEDEYEAVAGEYRITAETLEAAKDDLAVMHPLPRVDEIAAEVDDAPNATYFEQAHNGVPVRMALLDLLL; encoded by the coding sequence ATGCGCCACGACCACCTCCTCACCGCCAAACAGCTCTCGCGGGCCGACGTCGAGACGGTGCTCGACAGGGCCGCGGAGTTCGACGCGGACCCCGACGCCGCCCGCGACCTGCACGCCGGGAAGTTGCTCGCGCTCTGCTTCTTCGAGCCGAGCACGCGCACGAAGATGAGCTTCGAGGCGGCCGCCAAGCGCCTCGGCGGCGACGTCGTGGACATGGGCTCCGTCGAATCTTCGTCGGTGAAGAAGGGCGAGTCGCTCGCGGACACCGTGCGCGTCGTCGAGGGGTACGCCGACGGCCTCGTGCTGCGCCACCCCAAACAGGGCGCCGCGAAACTCGCCAGCGACTACGTCGACGTGCCAGTCGTGAACGCCGGCGACGGCGCCGGCCACCACCCGAGTCAGACGCTGCTGGACCTCTACACCATCCGCGAGCAGGCGGGCCTCGAGGACCTCTCCATCGGCATCATGGGCGACCTGAAGTACGGCCGGACGGTCCACTCGCTGGCCCACGCGCTCACGAACTTCGACGCGCGCCAGCACTTCGTCAGCCCCGAGAGCCTGCGCCTCCCTCGCGGCGTCCGCTACGACCTCCACGAGGCCGGCGCGCAGGTCCGCGAGCACGAGGAACTCGAGAACGTGCTGCCGAACCTCGACGTTTTGTACGTCACCCGCATCCAGCGCGAGCGGTTCCCCGACGAGGACGAGTACGAGGCGGTCGCCGGCGAGTACCGCATCACCGCCGAGACCCTCGAGGCGGCCAAAGACGACCTCGCGGTGATGCACCCGCTCCCGCGCGTCGACGAGATCGCCGCGGAGGTGGACGACGCGCCGAACGCGACGTACTTCGAACAGGCACACAACGGCGTCCCGGTCCGGATGGCCCTCCTCGACCTCCTGCTATGA
- a CDS encoding CDP-4-keto-6-deoxy-D-glucose-3-dehydrase has protein sequence MLAVAGGKGGSGKTTTALGVASALAQRRRRPLVVDCDLDAPNLHLRANVERDPGLDAEDPATVAQESSVAPGVDVLPAGDADGATLESVLPELPGSRPVVLDCPAGASEAAARPLRAADGCLVVATRGRESVEDAVKTAAMARAVGTPVRAVAVSRERSVPSGLAGALDAPRVVPVPEARDPLASPETDAAHAELADCAEPNS, from the coding sequence GTGCTCGCAGTCGCTGGCGGCAAGGGCGGGAGCGGCAAGACGACCACCGCGCTCGGCGTGGCGAGCGCGCTCGCACAGCGGCGGCGCCGGCCGCTGGTCGTGGACTGCGACCTCGACGCGCCGAACCTCCACCTCCGCGCGAACGTCGAGCGGGACCCCGGACTCGACGCGGAAGACCCAGCCACGGTCGCCCAGGAATCCTCCGTCGCCCCCGGCGTGGACGTGCTCCCCGCGGGGGACGCCGACGGCGCGACGCTCGAATCCGTGCTCCCGGAACTCCCCGGGAGCCGTCCTGTCGTCCTCGACTGCCCGGCCGGCGCGAGTGAGGCGGCGGCGCGCCCACTCCGCGCGGCGGACGGCTGTCTGGTCGTCGCAACCCGCGGCCGCGAGAGCGTCGAGGACGCGGTCAAGACGGCGGCGATGGCCCGGGCGGTCGGCACGCCGGTTCGCGCCGTCGCAGTGTCCCGGGAACGCTCGGTCCCCAGCGGACTCGCCGGCGCGCTCGACGCTCCGCGCGTCGTCCCAGTCCCGGAAGCTCGGGACCCCCTCGCTAGCCCCGAAACGGACGCTGCGCACGCGGAACTGGCGGACTGCGCGGAGCCAAATAGTTAA
- a CDS encoding transcriptional regulator yields MARRLSTGIDVLDRELGGGVPAGTVVAYEAPPASQGELLLYELTKPRPTLYLTTDRTEQAVRDAFEATNAPTGDPQFGYIPGADSLENARRAFRSVPEESTVVIDPADALERADRGRYENFLNELGNHMRNVGGVAVLHCLDTDHEGPLRGTTEHMVDVVFQLQVEENSGEVETTLTVPKFRGGSALDAPIKLNLRERVQVDTSRDIA; encoded by the coding sequence ATGGCCAGGCGGCTCTCGACGGGCATCGACGTGCTCGACCGGGAACTGGGTGGCGGGGTGCCAGCGGGGACGGTGGTCGCGTACGAGGCGCCTCCCGCGAGCCAGGGGGAGCTACTGCTGTACGAACTCACCAAGCCGCGCCCGACGCTGTACCTCACCACCGACCGCACGGAACAGGCCGTCCGCGACGCCTTCGAGGCGACGAACGCGCCGACGGGGGACCCCCAGTTCGGCTACATCCCGGGCGCGGACTCCCTGGAGAACGCCCGACGCGCGTTCCGTAGCGTCCCCGAGGAGTCCACCGTCGTCATCGACCCTGCGGACGCGCTCGAGCGCGCCGACCGGGGCCGCTACGAGAACTTCCTCAACGAACTCGGCAACCACATGCGGAACGTCGGGGGCGTGGCCGTCCTCCACTGCCTCGACACCGACCACGAGGGACCGCTCCGCGGCACCACCGAGCATATGGTCGACGTCGTGTTCCAGTTGCAGGTCGAGGAGAACAGCGGCGAGGTCGAGACGACGCTCACCGTGCCGAAGTTCCGCGGCGGGAGCGCACTCGACGCCCCGATAAAACTGAACCTCCGCGAGCGCGTCCAGGTCGACACGAGCCGCGACATCGCGTAG